A genomic window from Balneolaceae bacterium includes:
- a CDS encoding rhodanese-like domain-containing protein, whose translation MSKQHSERFVTLVNDALTRVEEITPEEVQEKLDKKDDFRLIDVREREEWEEARIAGAEYLGKGVIERDIEEEADVDTEMVLYCGGGYRSALAADNLQKMGYRDVKSLKGGFRSWNEAGLPIEKRDH comes from the coding sequence ATGTCCAAGCAACACTCCGAGCGATTCGTCACCCTGGTCAACGACGCCCTCACCCGCGTGGAGGAGATAACCCCGGAGGAGGTGCAGGAGAAACTGGACAAGAAGGACGACTTCCGGCTGATTGACGTGCGCGAGCGCGAGGAGTGGGAGGAGGCCCGCATCGCAGGCGCGGAGTACCTGGGCAAGGGCGTGATAGAGCGCGACATCGAAGAGGAGGCCGACGTGGATACGGAGATGGTTCTCTACTGCGGAGGAGGATACCGCTCCGCACTGGCGGCCGACAACCTCCAGAAAATGGGATACAGGGACGTCAAATCGCTCAAAGGGGGCTTCCGCTCCTGGAACGAGGCGGGCCTGCCCATCGAGAAAAGGGATCACTAG
- a CDS encoding AAA family ATPase gives MELLNRMKLHLEDMARIEPEFETYLEELSSARISIQETVSFTERYRSGIEFNPRRLEELRSRLSELNRLRKKYARTLPELVNYLREIKKELNLAENFDLEIEKKEKEIDKVSGQLKERAAALHERRLEVGEKLSGAIEEELASLGIPDASLEVQVSWIEADEGWIQIDGTPVECTEHGSDRVSLFISTNKGEAPKPLAKIASGGEISRAMLALKSILAREQSLPVMIFDEIDNGISGHISEKVGRTMRRLSSRCQIIAITHQPQIASQAHSHYRVEKMESGGRTVTRIVPLSEQEHVREVAGLMSGEDITDAALESAQELIEKNSSRN, from the coding sequence ATGGAACTGCTCAACCGCATGAAACTGCACCTGGAGGACATGGCGCGCATCGAACCCGAATTCGAGACCTACCTGGAGGAGCTCTCCTCGGCGCGTATCAGTATTCAGGAAACCGTCAGCTTTACCGAACGCTACCGCTCCGGCATCGAGTTCAATCCTCGACGCCTGGAGGAGCTGCGCAGCCGTCTGTCGGAGCTGAACCGCCTTCGTAAAAAATACGCCCGTACCCTCCCCGAGTTGGTCAACTATCTCCGGGAGATCAAAAAAGAGCTCAACCTGGCGGAGAACTTCGACCTTGAAATTGAGAAGAAGGAGAAGGAGATCGACAAGGTCTCCGGGCAGCTGAAAGAACGGGCGGCGGCTCTGCACGAGCGCCGCCTGGAGGTGGGCGAGAAACTCTCCGGGGCCATCGAGGAGGAGCTCGCCTCTCTGGGCATCCCCGACGCCAGCCTGGAGGTACAGGTGTCGTGGATCGAGGCCGACGAGGGGTGGATCCAGATCGACGGCACCCCGGTGGAGTGCACCGAGCACGGCTCGGACCGCGTTTCTCTCTTTATCTCCACCAACAAGGGGGAGGCGCCCAAACCCCTGGCCAAGATCGCCTCAGGCGGGGAGATCAGCCGCGCGATGCTGGCCCTCAAATCCATCCTGGCCCGCGAGCAGTCCCTGCCCGTGATGATCTTCGACGAAATCGACAACGGCATCAGCGGACATATTTCCGAGAAGGTGGGGCGCACCATGCGGCGCCTCTCCTCCCGCTGCCAGATCATCGCCATCACCCACCAGCCGCAGATTGCCAGCCAGGCCCACAGCCACTACCGCGTGGAGAAAATGGAGTCCGGCGGCAGGACGGTGACGCGTATCGTGCCCCTTTCGGAACAGGAGCATGTGCGGGAGGTGGCGGGACTGATGAGCGGGGAGGACATCACCGACGCCGCGCTGGAGAGTGCCCAGGAACTCATCGAAAAGAATTCTTCACGTAACTGA
- a CDS encoding AAA family ATPase — MIQSLYIKDYALIDELEVQFSEGLNILTGQTGAGKSIIIGALNMILGERADTDVIRQGTSKAIAEGILHVEEDPELKDLLEENAVEFRREMILRREIRDAGSRAFINDTPVTITLLRQVGDRLVDLHGQHDHQMLLREEHHRGVVDAFGNLDELLAGYREVYDRMRGLRSELRKLRKRESELEEKRELYSFQVKELEEAQIEPGEEEELEAEMNLLDNAEELDEKAAAVVEMGGGDEGASWNCSTA; from the coding sequence ATGATCCAGTCCCTCTACATCAAAGACTATGCGCTCATCGACGAACTGGAGGTGCAGTTCAGTGAGGGGCTCAATATTCTTACCGGGCAGACCGGGGCGGGGAAGTCCATCATTATCGGCGCCTTGAATATGATCCTGGGCGAGCGGGCCGACACCGACGTCATCCGCCAGGGCACCTCCAAGGCCATCGCCGAGGGCATTCTTCATGTGGAGGAGGACCCGGAGCTGAAAGACCTCCTGGAGGAAAACGCCGTGGAGTTTCGCCGGGAGATGATCCTGCGCCGGGAGATTCGCGATGCCGGCAGCCGCGCCTTCATCAACGACACCCCGGTCACTATCACCCTGCTGCGCCAGGTGGGCGACCGGCTGGTGGACCTCCACGGACAGCATGACCACCAGATGCTGCTGCGCGAGGAGCACCACCGCGGGGTGGTGGACGCCTTCGGCAACCTGGATGAGCTGCTGGCCGGCTACCGTGAGGTCTATGACCGCATGCGCGGGCTTCGGAGCGAACTCAGGAAGCTGCGCAAACGCGAGTCGGAGCTGGAGGAGAAGCGTGAGCTCTACAGCTTCCAGGTAAAGGAACTTGAGGAGGCCCAGATCGAACCGGGCGAAGAGGAGGAGCTGGAGGCGGAGATGAACCTGCTGGACAACGCCGAAGAATTGGACGAGAAGGCGGCGGCCGTGGTGGAAATGGGCGGCGGCGACGAGGGAGCGTCATGGAACTGCTCAACCGCATGA
- a CDS encoding RluA family pseudouridine synthase, with amino-acid sequence MSDKQKNTKTTDYHFEVPEGYRAGERLDKYITGFVENASRTKVQEAIEEGHVLVNGKQEKSSYNLKAGDIIDISIPKSPPPEATPEKMELDIIYEDDHIILVNKPADMVVHPAYGNWTGTLVNGLLWHADELSEPDTDTIRPGIVHRLDKDTSGILVVAKNDESHRTLSEYFRTKEIERTYWAIVWGRPEQEKGTIEGNIGRNPRDRKKMAVVPAGKGKHAVTHYEVLEYFDHLTLVKVQLETGRTHQIRVHFAHMHMWVFGDRQYGGDSVRYGPNTGSRKAMFNNLLAGMERQCLHAKTLGFDHPRTGEYMEFHSKLPGDFQQVLGTLRMNCS; translated from the coding sequence GTGTCCGACAAGCAGAAGAATACCAAAACCACCGACTACCACTTTGAAGTCCCCGAGGGATATCGTGCGGGAGAGCGCCTGGACAAGTACATCACGGGCTTCGTGGAGAACGCCTCGCGCACCAAGGTACAGGAGGCCATCGAGGAGGGACATGTGCTGGTCAACGGCAAGCAGGAGAAGTCTTCATACAATTTGAAGGCGGGCGACATCATCGACATCTCCATCCCCAAGTCCCCTCCCCCGGAGGCCACGCCGGAAAAGATGGAGCTGGATATCATCTACGAGGACGACCATATCATTCTGGTGAACAAGCCCGCCGACATGGTGGTGCATCCCGCCTATGGCAACTGGACCGGCACCCTGGTGAACGGTCTCCTCTGGCATGCCGACGAGCTCTCGGAGCCCGACACCGACACCATCCGCCCTGGCATCGTACACCGGCTGGACAAGGACACCAGCGGCATCCTCGTGGTGGCCAAGAACGACGAGAGCCACCGCACGCTGAGTGAGTATTTCCGCACCAAGGAGATCGAACGCACCTACTGGGCGATCGTATGGGGGCGGCCGGAACAGGAGAAGGGCACCATCGAAGGAAACATCGGGCGCAACCCGAGAGACCGCAAGAAAATGGCGGTAGTACCCGCCGGTAAAGGCAAGCACGCCGTCACTCATTACGAGGTGCTGGAATACTTCGACCACCTGACCCTGGTCAAAGTGCAGCTGGAGACGGGACGAACCCACCAGATCCGCGTGCACTTCGCCCACATGCATATGTGGGTTTTCGGCGACCGGCAGTACGGGGGCGACTCGGTACGCTACGGACCCAATACCGGAAGCCGCAAGGCCATGTTCAACAACCTGCTGGCCGGCATGGAGCGGCAGTGCCTGCACGCCAAGACCCTCGGTTTCGATCACCCGCGCACGGGCGAGTACATGGAATTCCACTCCAAGCTGCCCGGCGACTTCCAGCAGGTGCTGGGGACGCTGCGCATGAATTGTTCATGA